One window of the Halictus rubicundus isolate RS-2024b chromosome 6, iyHalRubi1_principal, whole genome shotgun sequence genome contains the following:
- the LOC143355300 gene encoding solute carrier family 53 member 1, whose protein sequence is MKFAEHLSAHITPEWRKQYISYEEMKAMLYTAIEEAPSAESVEPEVISRHFASFDEVFFTFCDRELKKINTFYSEKLAEATRKYAALHSELKTAVKLQQGGGKNKGKVQIKPHLPTRKLRELKLAFSEFYLSLILLQNYQNLNYTGFRKILKKHDKLLSVDTGSKWRVECVEIAHFYTSKDIDKLIQETEATVTNDLEAGDRQRAMKRLRVPPLGEHQSPWTTFKVGLFSGSFIVLFVAVVLSAIFHDGGENLKIAFRLYRGPLLIIEFLFLIGVNVYGWRSSGVNHVLIFELDPRNHLSEQHLMELAAVLGVVWTLSLLSFLYSASLSIPPYVNPLALVCIMLAFLLNPLKTFRHEARFWLLKIMGRVLISPFAYVNFADFWLADQLNSMATALLDFHFLACFYITNGNWLEAGDSTQCMSGSLIVRPIVNCLPAWFRFAQCVRRYRDSKEAFPHLANAGKYSTTFLVVISNTLCAYRAVEYQTRWENPWLWLWVISCCVNSIYSFTWDLKMDWGLLDSNAGENKFLREEVVYSAAGFYYFAIIEDLILRFAWVASFVLIECGYVSSDLMTSVVAPLEVFRRFVWNFFRLENEHLNNCGKFRAVRDISIAPIESSDQTQILRMMDEENGVLNRGKRKIGGKRLAILKEDKRLKEETIDIDISNAS, encoded by the exons ATGAAGTTTGCTGAACATTTGTCTGCTCATATTACGCCTGAGTGGCGTAAGCAATATATTAGTTATGAG gAAATGAAAGCAATGCTATACACTGCCATAGAAGAAGCACCATCGGCTGAAAGTGTTGAACCAGAAGTAATATCTCGACATTTTGCCTCGTTTGATGAGGTATTTTTCACATTTTGTGATCGGGAATTGAAGAAGATCAATACTTTTTATTCTG AGAAGTTGGCAGAAGCAACACGTAAATATGCAGCTCTCCATAGTGAATTAAAAACAGCAGTAAAACTACAACAGGGTGGAGGAAAAAATAAAGGGAAAGTACAGATTAAGCCGCACTTGCCAACAAGGAAGTTGAGGGAACTGAAGCTTGCTTTCtcagaattttatttatcatTAATACTTCTTCAAAACTACCAGAATCTTAATTATACTGGATTTCGGAAGATTCTGAAGAAGCACGATAAG TTACTGTCAGTTGACACGGGATCAAAATGGAGAGTAGAGTGCGTGGAAATTGCACACTTTTACACATCAAAAGATATAGACAAGCTAATACAGGAGACAGAAGCTACGGTAACAAACGATTTGGAAGCTGGGGATAGGCAACGTGCTATGAAGAGATTGCGTGTACCACCTTTGGGTGAACATCAGAGTCCTTGGACCACTTTTAAAGTCGGATTGTTTTCTGGTAGCTTTATTGTCCTATTTGTAGCAGTTGTACTTTCAG CAATATTTCACGATGGTGGAGAGAATTTGAAGATTGCATTTAGATTATACCGTGGACCTTTACTTATCATAGAATTCTTATTCCTCATTGGTGTAAATGTTTATGGTTGGAGATCGTCCGGCGTAAACCATGTATTGATATTCGAATTAGATCCACGAAATCACTTATCCGAACAACACCTTATGGAACTAGCTGCTGTCCTGGGGGTTGTATGGACTCTCAGCTTATTGAGCTTTTTGTATAGTGCCAGTTTAAGCATTCCACCATACGTAAATCCATTAGCATTAGTCTGTATCATGTTAGCATTCCTTTTAAATCCGTTGAAAACGTTCCGTCACGAAGCAAGGTTTTGGTTGCTAAAAATTATG GGCCGCGTTTTAATATCACCGTTCGCGTATGTAAACTTTGCTGATTTCTGGCTGGCAGATCAGTTGAACAGTATGGCCACGGCGCTATTGGATTTCCATTTTTTGGCATGTTTCTATATTACTAATGGGAACTGGTTGGAAGCTGGCGATTCAACGCAATGCATGTCAGGTTCCTTAATAGTTAGACCTATAGTGAATTGTTTACCTGCATGGTTCCGTTTCGCACAGTGCGTTCGACGATACCGCGATTCCAAAGAGGCGTTTCCTCATTTGGCGAACGCTGGGAAATATTCAACAACATTCCTCGTTgtcatatccaatactctgtgtGCTTACCGCGCTG TGGAGTATCAAACTCGGTGGGAAAATCCATGGCTGTGGCTTTGGGTGATTAGTTGTTGTGTTAATTCCATATACTCTTTCACATGGGACCTAAAGATGGACTGGGGCCTACTAGATAGCAACGCTGGCGAGAATAAATTTTTGCGTGAAGAAGTTGTATATTCAGCTGCG GGATTCTATTATTTTGCTATAATTGAGGATTTGATCCTAAGATTCGCATGGGTTGCTAGTTTCGTTCTTATCGAATGCGGATACGTTTCTAGCGATTTAATGACGTCTGTAGTCGCACCTCTTGAAGTATTTAG GAGATTTGTatggaattttttccgattagAAAACGAGCATCTTAATAACTGTGGTAAATTTCGTGCTGTTCGGGATATATCGATAGCTCCAATAGAGAGTTCCGATCAAACACAAATTTTGCGCATGATGGATGAAGAGAACGGTGTACTTAATAGAGGGAAACGTAAAATAGGTGGTAAACGACTAGCCATTCTTAAAGAAGATAAACGGCTGAAAGAAGAAACAATTGACATAGATATATCGAATGCCAGTTAA